Proteins found in one Kluyveromyces marxianus DMKU3-1042 DNA, complete genome, chromosome 2 genomic segment:
- the PEX6 gene encoding AAA family ATPase peroxin 6 gives MVIASLVYLQDITLPVSVSSDLWNEFFDQKSSPHYVKLTLPSYIKYQEVSFVAQCANNSSLEFGSVGLPSNFFKSDSVRPYVNSVIIEPYFEKIPQADTLILSLKPNLYEELNQLSTEEQWSFLKLKFHIEFNVTVLNVNQIIYPSFCQVFSIAPEAEFSVISENTQVVLIPDSSIDTEHAKSLDDNSKLDRKSFVTVKLQSLTEPVPTEFISPPQQDTADNDIFAFVQPITLLELGIPSGSFVRLTSQNDEILVQLFVLFSPNPFEKDTIYVSPRVRYMFMNENQITIKKTSLTSKKLPVANSVTLSRVGCPVNAQRIYQDIISHQLGEYFNGKQRVVRVGDLIPVTFDSNYASIFSEQIKYSSHDTLVWFKVEEIQGPSTDQYYIIDSSITRLTTENIVSKDLMPVKICDCNKYYDLSPLFYYDENVFPHALQFRNILSTAAKCFERGISMGTTILLHSLTPNVGKTMLTKSLCNELGFHLIHIDCLTLTANTAVSDATNKTIGYIRAKIETVISCAKQAVIYISHLEAILENEQAQQDNTGSKLARLMNVEMANLITEYTEKHSGIIFVGSTNDLDGIPPLVRSKIKFELEVPVPTEDQRLAMFEWYFNPAKLNRHNSNYTAVLSKTVKLRNVALQSAGLTPLDIKSIVQASKRKSYQNVKNGVISITESDITAVINIARDRLSDSIGAPKIPNVTWEDIGGMEMVKGEIMDTIDMPLKHPELFSSGMKKRSGILFYGPPGTGKTLLAKAIASNFSLNFFSVKGPELLNMYIGESEANVRRVFQRARDAKPCVIFFDELDSVAPKRGNQGDSGGVMDRIVSQLLAELDGMSSGGDGVFVVGATNRPDLLDEALLRPGRFDKMLYLGISDTDEKQANIIKALTRKFTLAPGVEPLDIGKTCPFNYTGADFYALCSDALLNAMTRIAGEVDKKWEQYKNDIGEHVPLRYWFDKVAKKSDLEVVVTLEDFELAKQKLIPSVSEDELNHYLKLKHSFESE, from the coding sequence ATGGTCATTGCATCGTTGGTATATCTTCAAGATATAACTTTACCAGTTTCGGTATCATCAGATTTATGGAACGAATTCTTTGATCAGAAGTCGTCCCCACATTACGTCAAATTAACACTTCCTTCCTATATCAAGTATCAAGAAGTCTCATTTGTGGCCCAATGTGCTAATAATAGCAGTCTGGAGTTTGGTTCTGTTGGCCTCCCATCAAACTTCTTTAAATCCGATTCAGTTAGACCTTATGTGAACTCAGTAATAATTGAACCATACTTCGAAAAGATTCCACAAGCAGACACTCTAATCCTCTCATTGAAACCAAATCTTTACGAAGAACTTAACCAATTGTCTACAGAAGAGCAATGGAGCTTTTTAAAGCTCAAATTTCACATAGAGTTCAATGTTACCGTTCTAAACGTTAATCAAATCATATATCCATCTTTTTGTCAAGTCTTTTCAATTGCACCGGAAGCAGAATTCTCAGTAATCAGTGAGAACACTCAAGTGGTTCTTATACCTGATTCATCAATTGATACTGAACATGCAAAAAGTTTGGATGATAACTCCAAACTCGATCGTAAATCGTTCGTTACCGTTAAACTACAATCATTAACTGAACCTGTCCCAACAGAGTTTATATCACCTCCACAACAAGATACGGCAGATAACGATATATTTGCATTTGTCCAACCTATTACTTTACTTGAGTTAGGAATTCCCAGCGGTTCATTTGTACGTCTTACCTCtcaaaatgatgaaattcTTGTACAGTTATTCGTTTTATTCTCTCCGAACCCATTTGAGAAAGACACCATATATGTCTCGCCAAGAGTTAGATATATGTTTATGAACGAAAATCAAATTACCATTAAAAAGACTAGTTTAACTAGTAAGAAGTTGCCAGTAGCGAACTCCGTCACTTTATCGAGAGTTGGTTGTCCAGTGAACGCTCAAAGAATATACCAGGATATCATTTCACATCAACTTGGGGAATACTTCAatggaaaacaaagagTTGTGAGAGTCGGTGACTTGATACCTGTTACTTTTGACTCTAATTATGCATCCATTTTTTCAGAGCAGATAAAATACAGTAGTCATGACACGCTAGTATGGTTtaaagttgaagaaattcaGGGTCCTTCCACAGAccaatattatattattgaCAGTTCGATTACTAGATTAACAACTGAAAATATTGTTTCTAAGGATCTGATGCCAGTTAAGATCTGTGATTGCAACAAATATTATGATCTTTCTCCATTGTTTTATTATGATGAAAATGTGTTCCCTCATGCCTTACAATTTAGGAATATATTAAGTACTGCTGCAAAATGCTTTGAGAGAGGAATTTCAATGGGTACTACTATTCTACTTCATTCTCTTACACCTAATGTCGGAAAGACAATGTTGACTAAATCTTTGTGCAATGAACTTGGTTTTCATTTAATTCATATTGATTGTTTAACTTTGACTGCAAACACCGCGGTTTCTGACGCTACAAACAAGACTATTGGTTATATCCGGGCTAAAATTGAGACCGTTATATCGTGTGCGAAACAGGCCGTGATATACATTTCTCATTTAGAAGCAATTTTAGAAAATGAGCAAGCTCAGCAAGATAATACTGGATCAAAGTTGGCTCGACTTATGAACGTTGAAATGGCAAATTTGATAACAGAGTACACCGAAAAGCATAGTGGTATTATATTCGTAGGATCCACTAATGATCTTGATGGAATACCCCCTTTAGTTAGGTCTAAAATAAAGTTTGAACTTGAAGTTCCAGTTCCAACTGAAGATCAAAGGCTTGCGATGTTTGAGTGGTATTTCAACCCCGCTAAACTAAACAGACACAATTCCAACTATACCGCAGTTTTGTCTAAAACCGTTAAACTACGAAACGTAGCTCTTCAGTCTGCTGGCTTAACGCCTCTAGATATAAAGTCAATCGTTCAGGCATCCAAACGCAAATCTTATCAGAATGTCAAGAATGGTGTCATTTCGATTACAGAGTCAGATATAACTGCTGTTATTAACATTGCAAGAGATAGACTTTCTGACTCTATCGGGGCACCTAAGATTCCAAATGTTACTTGGGAAGACATTGGTGGTATGGAAATGGTTAAGGGTGAGATTATGGACACGATTGATATGCCTTTAAAGCATCCCGAACTCTTCTCATCTGgtatgaagaaaagaagcgGTATATTATTCTATGGGCCTCCTGGTACGGGTAAAACTTTATTAGCTAAGGCGATTGCATCTAATTTCTCGTTGAACTTTTTCAGTGTAAAAGGTCCGGAGTTGttaaatatgtatattgGTGAATCTGAAGCCAATGTCAGACgtgttttccaaagagCTAGAGATGCAAAACCGTGtgttattttctttgacGAGCTTGATTCAGTAGCACCTAAGAGAGGAAACCAAGGTGATTCTGGAGGTGTCATGGATCGTATCGTATCACAGCTATTAGCAGAATTGGATGGCATGAGCTCAGGCGGTGATGGTGTTTTCGTTGTTGGAGCCACAAACAGACCAGATCTACTAGATGAGGCCCTTTTGCGTCCTGGCAGATTCGATAAGATGCTATATTTGGGTATATCTGATACTGATGAAAAACAAGCAAATATTATTAAAGCATTGACCAGGAAATTCACTTTGGCACCTGGCGTGGAACCTCTAGATATTGGCAAAACATGTCCTTTCAATTACACGGGTGCAGATTTCTATGCATTATGTTCAGATGCGTTACTAAACGCTATGACAAGAATTGCAGGGGAGGTTGATAAAAAATGGGAACAATACAAGAATGACATTGGTGAACACGTACCATTGAGATACTGGTTTGACAAAGTCGCCAAAAAATCAGACTTAGAAGTGGTCGTGACACTTGAAGACTTCGAATTggcaaaacaaaaattaaTTCCAAGTGTatctgaagatgaattgaATCATTATTTAAAATTAAAGCACAGTTTTGAATCCGAGTAA
- the RPD3 gene encoding histone deacetylase RPD3 yields the protein MVYETKPFDPITVKPNEKKRVAYFYDADVGNYAYGAGHPMKPHRIRMTHSLIMNYGLYKKMEIYRAKPATKQEMCQFHTDEYIDFLSRVTPDNLDMFQKESVKFNVGDDCPVFDGLYEYCSISGGGSMEGAARLNRGKCDVAINYAGGLHHAKKSEASGFCYLNDIVLGIIELLRYHPRVLYIDIDVHHGDGVEEAFYTTDRVMTCSFHKYGEFFPGTGELRDTGVGKGKYYAVNVPLRDGIDDATYKSVFEPVIGKIMEWYQPSAVVLQCGGDSLSGDRLGCFNLSMKGHANCVNYMKSFGVPLMIVGGGGYTMRNVARTWAFETGILNNVILDEELPYNDYYEYYGPDYKLDVRPSNMYNVNTPEYLDKVLMNIFSNLEHTKYAPSVQLNHVPKDPEDKGDEEEDTAAAKDTRGGSQYARDNTIEHENDF from the coding sequence ATGGTGTACGAGACTAAACCATTTGATCCTATAACGGTAAAACCgaatgaaaagaagagagtcGCATACTTCTATGATGCGGATGTGGGGAATTACGCTTATGGTGCAGGTCATCCAATGAAACCACATAGAATAAGAATGACCCATTCTTTGATTATGAACTATGGTCTTTATAAGAAGATGGAAATATATAGAGCCAAACCTGCCACGAAACAAGAGATGTGCCAATTTCATACGGACGAATACATTGATTTCTTATCTCGGGTGACGCCGGATAACTTGGACATGTTCCAAAAGGAGAGTGTGAAATTCAATGTCGGTGATGACTGTCCTGTGTTTGATGGTTTGTATGAGTATTGTAGTATTTCTGGTGGTGGTTCGATGGAAGGTGCAGCAAGGCTCAATCGTGGGAAGTGTGATGTTGCGATTAATTATGCAGGAGGTTTACATCATGCAAAGAAATCAGAAGCTTCTGGTTTCTGTTATCTAAATGATATCGTGTTGGGTATTATTGAATTGCTAAGGTATCATCCACGTGTGTTGTATATCGACATTGACGTTCATCATGGTGAtggtgttgaagaagcCTTTTATACTACCGATCGTGTTATGACCTGTTCTTTCCATAAATATGGTGAATTTTTCCCTGGTACCGGAGAGTTGAGAGACACAGGTGTTGGTAAAGGTAAATATTATGCGGTCAATGTTCCACTGAGAGATGGTATAGATGATGCCACCTACAAGTCGGTCTTTGAACCAGTGATTGGTAAAATAATGGAATGGTATCAACCCTCAGCAGTGGTTCTTCAGTGTGGTGGTGACTCTTTATCTGGGGATCGTTTAGGTTGCTTTAATCTATCAATGAAGGGACACGCTAACTGTGTTAACTATATGAAATCGTTTGGTGTTCCATTAATGAtcgttggtggtggtggttaCACTATGAGAAACGTTGCGCGTACTTGGGCCTTCGAAACAGGTATCCTAAATAATGTTattttggatgaagaaCTACCTTATAATGATTACTACGAGTACTATGGACCTGATTACAAACTTGATGTTAGGCCATCGAATATGTACAACGTCAATACACCGGAGTATTTGGATAAAGTTTTGATGAATATCTTCAGTAACTTGGAGCATACCAAATATGCTCCAAGTGTTCAACTAAATCACGTTCCTAAAGATCCTGAAGATAAGggtgatgaagaagaagatactGCAGCTGCTAAGGATACTAGAGGTGGATCTCAATATGCAAGGGACAACACTATCGAACATGAAAACGATTTCTAG
- the RIB4 gene encoding lumazine synthase RIB4 codes for MAVKGLGQPDQKYDGSKLRVGIIHARWNKEVINALVDGAIKRLQSLGVTDDNIVLESVPGSFELPYGVERFVQKQKEKNEPLDAVIPIGVLIKGSTMHFEYISDSTTHAIMALSSKLGIPVIFGLLTCLTEEQALARAGIDEGKTMHNHGEDWGAAAVEMAIKFN; via the coding sequence ATGGCTGTTAAGGGTTTAGGTCAACCAGATCAAAAATACGACGGTTCTAAATTGAGAGTCGGTATCATTCATGCTCGTTGGAACAAGGAAGTTATCAATGCGTTGGTGGATGGTGCCATCAAAAGACTTCAATCTTTAGGTGTAACCGATGATAACATTGTTTTAGAATCAGTTCCTGgctcttttgaattacCATACGGTGTTGAAAGATTCGTTCAAaagcagaaagaaaagaatgaaccTTTGGATGCTGTGATTCCTATTGGTGTCTTGATTAAGGGCAGTACTATGCATTTTGAATACATTTCTGACTCCACAACTCATGCAATTATGGCTCTTTCTAGTAAACTAGGAATTCCTGTAATCTTTGGTTTATTAACATGTTTAACAGAGGAACAAGCCTTGGCCAGAGCAGGCATTGACGAAGGAAAGACAATGCATAACCATGGTGAAGATTGGGGTGCAGCAGCCGTTGAAATGGCTATTAAGTTCAactaa
- the NOP8 gene encoding Nop8p, translating to MVVKRVYVGFVNENQDECFSELFKRFNRYGKINGDAKSFERHGSFGYISMEFENDSQFDKLKASFNRVKFKGNTLRVAEAKPDWKVRWELEKKDEERDNKKRKQMLKQEWEHYKKIENINMSWVDRKEVISGRLRTSARPPHKLRNITFRVNVNGKLKTYKCYKTKLWGYEKHKNLRDLVYKFTNNYWRSGTDHIVDKLDYSRTKSVSFRNKAGDTLTVSESTTSNDSEGDNVNENEKENTNMVLASLLTSFDFEKPIAVEEEADNEEFGGAEYEDTAIYKESNFKPQVSASALEELKRVKEGEFAKAHNHVKTFDENEDEEENEEENEVTIPHQDNNDNQGDESSEEFIPTFGSTNNNNDAKAESSTNNTEVLRDLFNPSEPTSFKLIEESDEDIDHNKDLKEDEIAEFIPEVSAPQKSNNPLFFVHKDSPFLVGQTRLAKIKPPVTLDERLLNWEENFWDNRSSWTKEMKQRRRDVIRLNKRRQDKHRGNTLLI from the coding sequence ATGGTTGTTAAACGTGTGTACGTCGGGTTTGTAAATGAGAATCAAGATGAGTGTTTCTCAGAACTATTTAAGAGGTTTAACAGATATGGTAAAATAAACGGTGATGCTAAGAGTTTCGAGAGACATGGCTCATTTGGCTATATTAGTATGGAATTTGAGAACGATTCTCAATTCGACAAATTGAAGGCAAGCTTCAATAGAGTTAAATTCAAAGGAAATACGCTTCGAGTTGCTGAAGCGAAACCAGACTGGAAGGTTCGTTGGGaattagagaagaaggatgaAGAACGTGACAATAAAAAACGTAAGCAGATGCTTAAACAAGAATGGGAACATTATAAGAAGATAGAGAATATAAATATGTCTTGGGTGGATAGAAAGGAAGTGATATCTGGGAGATTGAGAACTAGTGCTAGACCTCCCCACAAACTTCGTAACATAACGTTCAGAGTTAATGTGAATGGTAAACTAAAAACGTATAAGTGCTACAAAACTAAGTTGTGGGGTTACGAAAAACACAAGAATCTAAGAGATTTAGTGTACAAATTCACCAACAACTATTGGAGATCTGGAACAGATCACATTGTCGATAAGTTGGAttattcaagaacaaaatctGTTTCATTCAGAAACAAAGCCGGGGACACTTTAACTGTATCTGAATCTACTACAAGCAACGATTCTGAAGGTGACAATGTcaacgaaaatgaaaaggagAATACTAATATGGTGTTAGCGTCATTATTAACTTCATTCGATTTCGAAAAGCCTATAGCTGTTGAAGAGGAAGCAGATAATGAAGAGTTCGGAGGTGCAGAATACGAAGATACAGCTATTTATAAGGAGTCTAATTTCAAACCTCAggtttctgcttctgcATTAGAGGAATTAAAGAGAGTTAAAGAAGGCGAGTTTGCAAAAGCGCATAATCATGTCAAGACATTCGATGAAaatgaggatgaagaggaaaatgaagaggaaaacGAAGTAACAATACCTCATCAAGATAATAACGACAATCAAGGCGATGAGAGTTCAGAGGAATTTATTCCAACATTCGGATCAACtaacaataacaatgaCGCAAAGGCGGAAAGCAGTACTAATAATACCGAAGTTTTGAGAGATTTATTTAATCCTTCTGAACCAACTTCCTTTAAACTAATCGAAGAATCTGACGAAGATATCGATCATAATAAAGACTTAAAGGAAGATGAAATTGCAGAATTTATCCCAGAAGTTTCTGCTCCtcaaaaatcaaataatcctctcttctttgttcaTAAAGATTCACCTTTCTTGGTTGGTCAAACAAGGTTAGCTAAAATCAAACCTCCTGTTACATTAGATGAACGATTGCTGAACTGGGAAGAGAATTTCTGGGATAATAGAAGTAGCTGGACCAAGGAAATGAAGCAAAGAAGGAGAGATGTTATCAGACTAAACAAAAGGAGACAAGACAAGCATCGCGGTAACACTTTACttatttga
- the CTR9 gene encoding Ctr9p, whose translation MDTSIEYPVAQWPDSLDIPLKESEEVVSIDLKNDLPEDPQDLTTLLVEEQSDKEHWLTIAASYCNNGKVKEGVKLAEQALDHFSGKQTASIHTFLTWAYLRLARSTAGTEEEKNANLSMAEKNVIEASKQDPTWIGNRLATVELYFQRGMYDRALEYTDIFIKSVQNEDKSTGSSHKPNIMFVMMRAKLMYIKKNYSGALRLFQELLLLNPTLVPDPRIGIGMCFWHLKDRSMAITAWERSVEISGKDSVASILVLLGKFHNSLTTSTNDEMFKKSFSEAMLDLDTLFQKTGPHPVLLALLQMYFYMKQNYDKVIAIYENKILPKSGMISNQILSETAFWTGRAYYAQGDYRKAFNHFQEALKKNEDNLLAKVGLGQSQVKNNLVEESILTFENIYQNNESLQEINYILGLLYASKCFNDTIKANANELKKFTEKAIQFLEKYVHLTKSKGNQMVITKAYLVLSELYEIKNQYKQSIELLQKAIEQLKIQENDVPLELLNNLGCFYFVVGEYSSAQSLFEEAAKKVESQSTKKITLDYNIARVLEETDKGKSHDIYSAILSESPDYISARVRDIHLKFINNPEDNLKDEIKSLLDNHVSNAEIRAFYVWYLKKLGKTSEHEMSEHSKETLVKYDSHDLYALISLANLYVAIARDQKKITRNSKDANKPIESYLKATQLYQKAIQVDPLNIFAAQGLAIIFAENKRYGQALEVFRKIRDSLDNQSVHINLGHCLADMREYSKAIENYEIALNRFDNPKSKPLLLNLLARCWYLRALKEKSLSAVQKALAYAKQALDLELSKKNSKMVTSYQYNVALLEFQVAELMRRSSPKERTMADLEASVEGLEHGITLFRELLESKLNVVPSEQLEQRIQLGETTMKKALERSIEDQKAYELEITAKMENARKVLEEQRELEAQRDAQLREEEKKKSEKLAEEYRKLQEEAQRLIQERAAQEEEVDDEQNDDEDFAQEGDGNEKPAKKGKKGKRKAESEEKSPKRKRRRGGKKIIEEDDEENEDEDVDEKMSDEANGESKKRRSRPISKEFIEDSDEEANFTDDAEVEAEADSEPEHEQEQEQEQEQEQELKDDSEPKQDGEPRAETSPETNGEA comes from the coding sequence ATGGATACGTCTATTGAATATCCAGTGGCCCAATGGCCAGATTCCTTGGATATTCCATTAaaagaatctgaagaagtcGTTTCCATagatttgaagaatgaCTTACCAGAGGACCCACAGGATCTAACCACCTTACTTGTCGAAGAACAATCCGATAAGGAGCATTGGTTAACTATTGCTGCTTCTTACTGTAACAATGGCAAGGTGAAAGAGGGTGTGAAGCTTGCAGAGCAAGCTTTAGACCATTTTTCTGGTAAGCAAACGGCTTCAATACACACGTTTTTAACTTGGGCATATCTTCGTTTAGCCAGATCTACTGCGGgaactgaagaagagaaaaatgcGAATCTATCAATGGCCGAAAAAAATGTCATTGAAGCTTCCAAACAAGACCCAACATGGATTGGTAATAGATTAGCCACTGTTGAACTATATTTCCAAAGAGGAATGTATGATAGGGCACTTGAATATACTGATATTTTCATCAAATCTGTTCAAAATGAGGATAAATCAACTGGAAGTTCTCACAAACCAAATATCATGTTCGTTATGATGAGAGCAAAGTTGATGTATATTAAAAAGAACTACAGCGGTGCTTTAAGACTGTTCCAGGAATTGTTACTATTAAATCCTACGCTTGTCCCCGATCCTAGAATCGGTATTGGTATGTGCTTTTGGCACCTAAAAGATAGATCTATGGCCATCACCGCTTGGGAACGTAGTGTTGAAATTTCTGGGAAAGATTCAGTAGCATCTATTCTCGTCTTATTAGGAAAATTCCACAATTCATTGACAACATCCACCAACGATGAAATGTTCAAGAAGTCTTTTTCGGAAGCAATGCTCGATTTAGACACTCTATTCCAAAAAACTGGCCCTCACCccgttcttcttgctcttcttcaaatgtaCTTTTACATGAAGCAAAATTATGACAAGGTTATTGCTATATATGAAAACAAGATCTTGCCAAAGTCAGGAATGATTTCAAACCAAATATTATCTGAAACTGCATTTTGGACCGGAAGAGCTTACTACGCTCAAGGCGATTATCGTAAAGCCTTCAACCACTTTCAAGAAGCACTTAAAAAGAACGAAGATAATCTTCTCGCCAAAGTTGGATTAGGTCAATCCCAAGTTAAGAATAACCTTGTGGAAGAGAGTATATTAACATTTGAGAATATTTATCAAAACAATGAGTCTTTACAAGAAATCAACTACATATTGGGTTTATTATATGCATCAAAATGTTTCAATGATACTATCAAAGCAAATGCCAATGaactaaaaaaattcaCTGAGAAAGCTATTCAGTTCCTTGAAAAGTATGTTCATCTCACTAAGTCAAAAGGAAACCAAATGGTTATTACAAAAGCTTACCTAGTTTTATCTGAGTTatatgaaatcaaaaatcAATATAAGCAATCTATCGAGTTATTGCAGAAAGCGATTGAGCAATTAAAAATCCAAGAAAATGATGTCCCACTGGAACTTCTCAACAATCTAGGATGTTTCTACTTTGTAGTGGGTGAATATAGCAGTGCCCAATCATTGTTTGAAGAGGCTGCCAAAAAAGTTGAATCTCAAAGCACAAAGAAAATCACTCTCGATTATAATATTGCTAGGGTTCTCGAGGAAACGGACAAGGGTAAATCGCATGATATTTATTCTGCAATTCTATCTGAAAGCCCAGATTATATCAGTGCTAGAGTAAGAGACATTCATTTGAAGTTTATCAATAATCCAGAAGATAATTTAAAGGATGAAATCAAATCCTTGTTGGATAACCACGTATCGAATGCTGAAATTCGTGCATTCTATGTGTggtatttgaagaaacttgGTAAAACTTCAGAACATGAAATGTCAGAACATAGCAAAGAAACATTGGTGAAATATGATTCTCATGACCTTTACGCGCTCATTTCTCTTGCTAACCTCTATGTCGCAATTGCTAGAgaccaaaagaagattacACGTAATTCCAAAGATGCAAACAAGCCTATTGAATCTTATTTGAAAGCAACTCAATTGTACCAAAAGGCTATTCAAGTAGATCCTTTGAACATTTTCGCTGCTCAGGGTTTGGCTATCATCTTTGctgaaaataaaagatatgGTCAAGCATTGGAGGTTTTCAGAAAAATAAGAGACTCTCTAGACAACCAAAGTGTTCATATCAATCTTGGACATTGTTTAGCAGATATGCGTGAATATTCCAAGGCCATTGAAAACTATGAAATTGCTTTGAATAGATTTGATAATCCAAAGAGTAAACCTTTGTTGTTAAATCTTTTGGCTAGATGTTGGTACTTAAGAGCACTAAAGGAAAAGTCATTAAGTGCTGTTCAAAAAGCTTTGGCTTATGCAAAACAAGctcttgatcttgaactttcaaagaaaaatagcAAGATGGTCACTAGTTACCAATATAACGTGGCTTTATTGGAATTCCAAGTAGCTGAATTGATGAGAAGATCTAGtccaaaagaaagaacGATGGCAGATCTTGAAGCTAGTGTTGAAGGCTTGGAGCATGGTATCACTCTATTCAGAGAACTTCTTGAATCTAAGTTAAATGTGGTTCCTTCTGAACAACTAGAACAGCGTATTCAATTAGGTGAAACGACTATGAAAAAGGCACTTGAACGTAGTATCGAAGACCAAAAGGCATACGAACTAGAAATCACTGCCAAGATGGAAAATGCACGtaaagttttggaagaacaaagagAGCTTGAAGCCCAAAGAGACGCTCAATTACGggaagaggaaaagaagaagagtgaGAAATTAGCGGAAGAGTACAGAAAACTACAGGAAGAAGCACAAAGGTTGATCCAAGAACGTGCAGCccaggaagaagaagtagacGATGAGCAaaacgatgatgaagacttTGCACAAGAAGGTGACGGAAATGAAAAGCCTGCGAAGAAGGGCAAAAAGGGTAAGAGAAAGGCAGAATCCGAAGAGAAGtcaccaaaaagaaagagacgGAGAGGAGGGAAAAAGAtaattgaagaagacgatgaagagaatgaagatgaggatgtGGATGAAAAGATGTCAGATGAGGCTAATGGAGAGTCTAAGAAAAGGAGATCGAGACCTATTTCAAAGGAATTCATAGAGGAcagtgatgaagaagcaaatTTCACGGACGATGCGGAAGTGGAAGCTGAAGCTGATTCAGAGCCGGAACACGAACAGGAACAGGAAcaggaacaagaacaagaacaggAATTGAAAGATGACTCGGAGCCAAAGCAAGACGGGGAACCTCGTGCAGAAACTTCTCCTGAAACAAACGGAGAAGCTTAA
- the PSF3 gene encoding DNA replication protein PSF3 encodes MGYYDIDDILAEGTRFPCRFNYEIPGLGYLEGNPGKPISKHSKLELPLWMVHLLAVVGAQSGDINDTEEPLPFVELLPPDLFAPRVLNAIKSGAASLDLHAISPYFYTLAERWATLFSDKELSQVLKDMLLERGQEINNYAVSVSLHSNQGQTNESAVFLQMLDEFEKQIYRDANVNCKEMKKWLAMK; translated from the coding sequence ATGGGGTACTATGATATAGACGACATACTAGCAGAAGGAACAAGGTTTCCATGTAGATTCAATTACGAGATACCAGGTCTAGGGTATTTAGAAGGAAATCCTGGCAAGCCCATCTCAAAGCATTCGAAGTTGGAGTTGCCACTATGGATGGTACATCTTTTGGCTGTTGTCGGAGCACAGTCGGGTGATATAAATGATACAGAAGAACCGCTTCCTTTCGTAGAGCTTTTACCACCAGATTTGTTTGCGCCTAGAGTTCTGAATGCGATCAAATCTGGTGCTGCAAGTCTGGACTTGCATGCGATCAGTCCGTACTTCTACACGTTAGCGGAGAGATGGGCTACACTGTTCTCGGATAAAGAACTTTCTCAGGTCCTAAAAGATATGCTACTAGAAAGAGGACAAGAGATAAACAATTATGCTGTAAGTGTCAGCTTGCATTCCAACCAAGGTCAAACAAACGAGTCAGCTGTCTTCCTACAGATGTTAGACGAGTTTGAAAAACAGATATATAGAGACGCAAATGTTAACTGCAAAGAGATGAAAAAGTGGCTCGCTATGAAGTGA